One Amycolatopsis sp. NBC_00355 genomic window carries:
- a CDS encoding aminodeoxychorismate synthase component I — MRVQSRTLRTNVTPSRALLVLTAHARAHGLPPPAMLSGDWFGSRAVIAPSLQVSPGPVSRPEPADAPHGVVGGGWFGYLSYDSADPSGRSGALPATAWGWADHVLRWSASGTCYLESLDGGGPSVSTMESLLASAVPAVSWTAGPLRRPLPSEHRDAVKACVHAIEAGELFQANICSRFTGSFSGSPAALFAAGVSRLNPRRAAFLSGAWGSVVSFSPELFLARHGRSVLSTPIKGTLPRRGPFDAGNASLLRQSTKDVAENVMITDLVRNDLGRVCEVGSVTVPSLLRVRPAPGVWHLESTVSGVLGPSVTDDLLLAATFPPGSVTGAPKIRAQDLIAELEPCARGVYTGAIGLISPAAGLELNVAIRTFELSGGSITLGVGGGITADSDPEAEWQECLHKAAPLEALLASKP; from the coding sequence ATGCGCGTGCAGAGCAGGACACTCCGGACGAACGTGACACCGTCGCGCGCGCTCCTGGTGCTGACCGCGCACGCCCGCGCCCACGGCCTGCCGCCGCCCGCGATGCTGTCGGGTGACTGGTTCGGCTCACGGGCGGTGATCGCGCCGTCGCTTCAGGTGTCCCCCGGCCCGGTTTCCCGGCCCGAGCCGGCGGACGCCCCGCACGGCGTGGTCGGCGGCGGCTGGTTCGGTTACCTGTCCTACGACTCGGCCGACCCGTCGGGCCGGAGCGGCGCACTGCCCGCGACGGCGTGGGGCTGGGCGGACCACGTGCTGCGGTGGTCGGCGTCGGGCACCTGCTACCTGGAGTCCCTGGACGGCGGCGGCCCATCGGTGTCCACAATGGAGTCCCTGCTGGCTTCGGCCGTTCCTGCCGTTTCCTGGACGGCCGGCCCGCTACGACGTCCGCTGCCTTCGGAGCACCGCGACGCGGTGAAGGCGTGCGTGCACGCGATCGAGGCCGGGGAGCTGTTCCAGGCGAACATCTGCAGCCGTTTCACGGGTTCGTTCTCGGGCTCGCCGGCCGCGCTGTTCGCCGCCGGCGTCTCCCGGCTGAACCCGCGTCGCGCGGCGTTCCTGTCGGGCGCCTGGGGTTCGGTGGTCTCGTTCTCGCCGGAACTGTTCCTGGCACGCCACGGACGTTCGGTGCTGTCGACGCCGATCAAGGGAACGCTCCCCCGGCGTGGGCCTTTCGACGCCGGGAACGCTTCGCTGCTGCGTCAGTCCACGAAAGACGTCGCGGAGAACGTGATGATCACGGACCTGGTGCGCAACGACCTGGGCCGGGTCTGCGAAGTGGGCTCGGTGACGGTGCCATCGTTGTTGCGGGTGCGCCCGGCGCCGGGGGTGTGGCACCTGGAGTCGACGGTCTCGGGGGTACTGGGCCCGTCGGTGACCGACGACTTGCTGCTGGCGGCGACGTTCCCGCCGGGCTCGGTGACGGGCGCGCCGAAGATCCGCGCGCAGGACCTGATCGCGGAGCTGGAGCCGTGCGCCCGCGGCGTCTACACGGGAGCGATCGGCCTGATCTCACCGGCGGCGGGCCTGGAGCTGAACGTCGCGATCCGCACGTTCGAGCTCTCGGGCGGCTCGATCACCCTGGGCGTCGGCGGCGGCATCACGGCGGATTCGGACCCGGAGGCGGAGTGGCAGGAGTGCCTCCACAAGGCCGCGCCACTGGAGGCCCTGCTGGCTTCAAAGCCGTGA
- a CDS encoding quinone oxidoreductase family protein — translation MRAVQVTEFGGPEVLTPVELPDPVAGAGEVLIDVERIGVNYADTHQAENSYLAPSKLPLVPGGEVVGRTADGKRVVALLNSGGGYAEKAVAPEVTTFPVPDGIDDLTALSMLVQGATAWVLLRKNAHLEQGESVVVHAAAGGVGTIAVQLAKAWGAGRVIATASNDEKRALALELGADVAVDSRAEDMTATLLEANGGRRVDVVLDMVGGKTTDQSIAALAAFGRLAFYGMAGRESPKPVDLRNILGHSTTISGMWLPHVFRLPGNVFGTALTELFDLVLAGNLKAVPGGEYALTDARGAHEALRSRGTVGKLLLDPTK, via the coding sequence ATGCGCGCAGTTCAGGTGACCGAGTTCGGCGGACCCGAGGTGCTCACGCCCGTCGAACTGCCCGATCCGGTGGCCGGGGCCGGTGAGGTGCTGATCGACGTCGAGCGGATCGGCGTCAACTACGCCGACACCCACCAGGCCGAGAACTCCTACCTCGCGCCGTCGAAGCTGCCGCTCGTTCCCGGTGGTGAGGTCGTCGGGCGTACCGCCGACGGCAAGCGGGTCGTCGCGCTGCTCAACAGCGGTGGCGGGTACGCCGAAAAAGCCGTCGCGCCGGAGGTGACCACTTTCCCGGTGCCCGACGGCATCGACGACCTGACCGCGCTGTCCATGCTGGTCCAGGGCGCGACCGCCTGGGTACTGCTCCGCAAGAACGCCCACCTCGAGCAGGGTGAGTCCGTCGTCGTGCACGCGGCCGCCGGCGGGGTCGGGACGATCGCCGTGCAGCTCGCGAAGGCGTGGGGCGCGGGCCGCGTCATCGCCACCGCCAGCAACGACGAGAAGCGCGCGCTCGCCCTGGAACTCGGCGCCGACGTCGCGGTCGACTCGCGGGCCGAGGACATGACCGCGACGCTGCTCGAGGCCAACGGCGGCCGCCGCGTCGACGTCGTGCTCGACATGGTCGGCGGCAAGACCACGGACCAGAGCATCGCCGCGCTGGCGGCGTTCGGCCGGCTGGCGTTCTACGGCATGGCCGGGCGCGAGTCGCCGAAGCCGGTGGACCTGCGCAACATCCTCGGCCACAGCACGACGATCAGCGGCATGTGGCTGCCGCACGTCTTCCGCCTGCCGGGCAACGTCTTCGGCACGGCGCTGACCGAGCTGTTCGACCTGGTGCTCGCCGGGAACCTGAAAGCGGTCCCGGGCGGCGAGTACGCCCTGACGGACGCCCGCGGCGCGCACGAAGCCCTCCGCTCGCGCGGCACGGTCGGCAAGCTCCTCCTCGACCCGACGAAGTAA
- a CDS encoding QsdR family transcriptional regulator, whose product MSHEFELARTWFLSGRRLDMGELAEALSISRATLHRRIGSRDRLLGEILWSLSSASITHLLPSCVGRGAAGIADFVSGFVRSANESPPFRDFLRREPERALRLLTTRASVCQQRTIAELESLLSTEATAGRLVPPLPVPDLAYLLVRIGESFVYTDVITGDAPDAGKAHAAVTALLS is encoded by the coding sequence ATGTCTCACGAGTTCGAGCTGGCCCGCACCTGGTTCCTGTCCGGCCGCCGGCTGGACATGGGAGAACTGGCGGAGGCGCTGTCGATCAGCCGCGCGACGCTGCACCGCCGCATCGGCTCCCGGGACCGGTTGCTGGGCGAGATCCTGTGGTCCCTTTCGTCCGCGTCGATTACCCACCTGCTGCCGTCGTGCGTCGGACGCGGAGCCGCCGGCATCGCGGACTTCGTCAGCGGCTTCGTCCGATCGGCGAACGAGTCCCCGCCGTTCCGGGACTTCCTGCGCCGGGAGCCGGAGCGGGCCCTGCGCCTGTTGACGACCCGGGCCAGCGTCTGCCAGCAGCGGACCATCGCCGAACTGGAGTCCCTGCTGTCGACGGAGGCCACTGCCGGCCGTCTCGTCCCCCCGCTACCCGTGCCGGACCTGGCCTACCTGCTGGTCCGGATCGGCGAGTCGTTCGTCTACACGGACGTGATCACCGGCGACGCACCCGATGCCGGGA